Within the Candidatus Saccharibacteria bacterium oral taxon 488 genome, the region CTTCCGCAAAGATCTCGACAAGATCCGCCCGGGCGAACTCGCCAAGCGTGTCCAGACAACGGTCACCAAGTATTATGACCGCAATGGCGAGCTCCTGTGGGAAGATAAGGGTACCGATAATTATAAGCTGGTGGTCGAGGCCGACAAGATTAGTGATTACCTCAAGAAAGCGACCATTGCCATTGAGGATCGTGATTTCTATAAGCATCACGGTATCAGTATTAGTGGCCTGACCCGCGCTATGTTTAGTACAGCATCAGGTCGACAAGTTCAGGGTGGCTCGACATTGACACAACAGCTCGTCAAGCAAGTTTTCTTTGCCGAGGATGCCGACAAACGCGGCCTCAGCGGTATTCCACGCAAAATCAAGGAAATTATCCTGGCAATTGAAGTTGAACGCATGTACAACAAGGATCAGATTCTCGCGCTCTACCTCAACCAAGCGCCATATGGCGGTCGGCGTAACGGCGCAGAGTCGGCCGCTCAGACGTACTTTGGTAAATCCGCCAAGGATCTCACCTTGGCTGAAGCAGCCCTGCTGGCTTCAATTCCGCAAAACCCGAGTACATTTAATCCGTACAACATCACTGGGCGCAAGATGCTCCTGTCACGCCAGCATACAACACTAGACTACATGCTGGAACAAGGCTATATCACCGAAGCGCAGGCCAAAGAGGCCAAGCAGTATCCAATTCTTGACAAGATCAAGCCCGAAACCGAACAGCTAGCCGGCCTCAAGGCACCGCATTTCGTGCTCATGGTGCGCAATCAACTGGAGCGTGAACTTGGCAAGGCGGTCGTTGGCCGCGGTGGACTAACCGTCAAGACGACACTGGACTGGAAGATCCAAGAAAAACTCGAGACAGAGATGAAAGCTTTCTTCGACTCAGGTCGCCCGGGCCGCGTGAGCATCAGTAACGGCGCAGCAACCGTTGAAGATGTACAGACTGGACAGATTGTCGCCCTCGTTGGTAGTCGTGATTTCAATTATGCTGGCTTTGGGCAGGATAATGCCGCCACCGCCTTTATCCAGCCGGGCTCAACCATCAAGGCTTTCGACTATGCCAAACTGTTTGAGAATCGCGGCAGTAATCAGCAAAATTATGGTTCGGGCTCAATCCTCAGCGACGAGAACATTGACAAGATTTATGGCGCCAAGCTGAACAACTGGGATCGACGATTTATGGGAAGTATTTCTATTCGCCGCTCGCTAGCGCTTTCCCGTAATATCCCAGCGGTCAAGGCAATGTATATCGCAGGCAACGGCTCGCCAAAACCAACTGTTGACTATATTCACAACATGGGTAATACCAATTATTGCCAGCAAGAAGAAGCGGCCGGCGGCTACGGACTGTCAGCAGCCATTGGCGCCTGCGGTACGAAGCAGACCGAACTGGTGAATGCTTACGGCACCTTTGCCCGCATGGGTGTCGCCAAGCCAAGCACCAACGTCCTCGAGGTAACCAACAGCCAGGGCGATACATTAAAGAAATGGAAAGATGAGAGCAAACAGGCAACCGACCCGCAAGTCGCCTACATCATCAATGATATCTTGGGTGACGCGGACGCGGCGCGTGACTTGCACGGTTACGGCGCGATGAATGTGCCTGGCGTTAGAACCGCTGCCAAGACTGGTACCACCGACAAAAACGGCCACGCCAAGGATGTCTGGATCGTTAACTATAGTCCGGCGCTAGCCATGGGTATGTGGCTCGGTAATTCCGACACCAGCACCATCAACACCCCGAACTCGGCCTTTGGTATGCCGGTGGTGCGTAACGTCATGTCATTTGCTCACAACGAAGTCTATGCCAAACAGGGCAAATGGAAGCCAAATGATTGGTTCAAGCGACCAAATGGTATCCAACAGCAAGGCAAAGAGCTCTATCCATCGTGGTGGAATAAAAAACAGGGCGAGACTACTGAAAAGATTAAGTTTGACCGTGTCTCCAAGAAAAAGGCGACAAATTGTACACCAGCTGACGCCATCGAGGAAATTGAGGTCACCAAGACCATTGACCCGCTCACTAAGAAACCATCATACTCAGCGCCTGAAGGTTACGACGCCAACGCTGATGACGATAAGCACAAATGTGACGATGCCAAGCCAAGTGTCAGCCTATCGCTTTCTGGCTCTGGCTCCAACCGCACCATCACCGCCCGCGCCACCAACGGCACATTTCCGCTCACTTCAATTGACATCCTCGTTGATGGTCGCAGTGTCAAAAGCGAGTCAATCTCCGGTAGTGGCGGTAGTGTTTCGGTCGGTGTCCAAGTTGATAAACCAGGTCGGCACATTATCCAAGCAGTCGCCCGCGACGAAGGCTACTATACTGCATCAGATAGCGGTAGCTTCTCGGTAGGTAGCAGCTCAAGCTCCGACTAATCCGCCCCTCTTTCCCCCGTGACACATAAAAACCAGACCGCTTTAGTCTGGTTTTACTCTTTCTTAACCTTAGCGATTATTGCTCATTAACCATCCGGATCAAGTCAGCCTCGCGCTGCGACTGAGTCTTGGAGCGAGTCGAACGGTGACTTTGAGCTGCGGCGCGTGGGGCATCAGGCTTCGTTGCTTTGCTGGTTTGCGACCGACGACCGGTGGAGCGCTGCTTGGATTGTTTGGGAGTGGCTTGGACTGGTGAATGCTGCACCGCTTCTTTCGCTTCTTTTGGCTCGGCACAAACTTTCGCAAACATCATCTTGCCAGCATCGGTTTGTAGACTGCGGATGATTTCAATGCGCTTTTTCTGGCCCAGGAACTTTTTGGCCTGCTCGACCACCACCATAGTGCCATCATGCAAGTAGCCGACAGCCTGATGAGAATCTTGACCTTTTTGCGTCAATTCCAGCACCAGCTCGTCACCAGGCAGATAGCTCATGCGCAAACTCTTGGCCAGTTCATTGATGTTGAGGATCTGAATGCCTTCAACTTGCGCCACCTTGTTCAGGTTGTAATCCAGCGTCAGAATGGCAGCATTCATTTCCTTGGCGAGTTGCAGCAAGCGGTTATCAACGCCCTCAGGAATGTGCGTTGCGTCATCAAGTAGCGTAAACGAGCTGCCCAACACATCTTTTAACTCCTTCATAGCATCCATGCCGAAACGGGCACGCTCACGCTTGGCGTGATCAGCACCGTCCGCTAGCAGTTGCAGTTCTATCAGCACACTCCGCGGCACAATAATCTGCCCCAACAAGAAACCGGTCTTTGCTAGATCAACCACCCGGCCGTCCATCAGTACCGACGTGTCAACCAAAATCGGCATTTGGGTACTACTGCCTGCGTGCCGCCGCGGCTTGACCAATAGATATATCTCTGCCATGATGGCCAGCAGCATGATAATGATGATAAGTTCAATTGTTTTTTCCATACTAATTTCCTTTTATCTAATAATGTTATTGTAAATAGTCGATCAGTGCCTGGCGTAAATCGCCGACACCGCACACAAATGCGTCCTTGTGGGTTTTTGGTGCGATGGCGTAGGTAAAGCCAAGTTTCTTGGCCTCTTTGAGGCGGGCGTGCCAGCCTTGAGCCGAGCGCACTTCGCCGCCTAAGCCTACTTCGCCAAACACCACCGCTTCATCACTGAGCTTGCGACCAGCTGACGCTGAGGCGATGGCCATAGCGACTGCTAAGTCCGCCGCTGGGTCACTCAGTTTCAAGCCGCCAACCACGTTGATGTAAATATCTTTGTCGGAGAGGTTGAGCTTGGTGCGTTTTTCCAGCACCGCCACCAATAGATTCAAGCGGTTGAGATCAAAACCGCTGGCTGCGCGC harbors:
- a CDS encoding penicillin-binding protein; protein product: MNKKPSDKQSDASAKPAPSRPHPKPAKRLSVYANLANKRRLKKDKRSREKAEYLASLPKHPVKRFFYRLHPKRVFRYWFSKRGGLMALKILGVAIVVMIILIGGLFAYFRKDLDKIRPGELAKRVQTTVTKYYDRNGELLWEDKGTDNYKLVVEADKISDYLKKATIAIEDRDFYKHHGISISGLTRAMFSTASGRQVQGGSTLTQQLVKQVFFAEDADKRGLSGIPRKIKEIILAIEVERMYNKDQILALYLNQAPYGGRRNGAESAAQTYFGKSAKDLTLAEAALLASIPQNPSTFNPYNITGRKMLLSRQHTTLDYMLEQGYITEAQAKEAKQYPILDKIKPETEQLAGLKAPHFVLMVRNQLERELGKAVVGRGGLTVKTTLDWKIQEKLETEMKAFFDSGRPGRVSISNGAATVEDVQTGQIVALVGSRDFNYAGFGQDNAATAFIQPGSTIKAFDYAKLFENRGSNQQNYGSGSILSDENIDKIYGAKLNNWDRRFMGSISIRRSLALSRNIPAVKAMYIAGNGSPKPTVDYIHNMGNTNYCQQEEAAGGYGLSAAIGACGTKQTELVNAYGTFARMGVAKPSTNVLEVTNSQGDTLKKWKDESKQATDPQVAYIINDILGDADAARDLHGYGAMNVPGVRTAAKTGTTDKNGHAKDVWIVNYSPALAMGMWLGNSDTSTINTPNSAFGMPVVRNVMSFAHNEVYAKQGKWKPNDWFKRPNGIQQQGKELYPSWWNKKQGETTEKIKFDRVSKKKATNCTPADAIEEIEVTKTIDPLTKKPSYSAPEGYDANADDDKHKCDDAKPSVSLSLSGSGSNRTITARATNGTFPLTSIDILVDGRSVKSESISGSGGSVSVGVQVDKPGRHIIQAVARDEGYYTASDSGSFSVGSSSSSD